One genomic region from Bubalus bubalis isolate 160015118507 breed Murrah chromosome 24, NDDB_SH_1, whole genome shotgun sequence encodes:
- the SRL gene encoding sarcalumenin isoform X1 codes for MRALVLLCCFVASLLLPGQAELQVSASGGTEDVGNLLENHFSAGDASLEEKERALRAEAAPGETRPLLHPPEGGEDGSSEKTAADGLGSDPDPEASLSNALASESAAPGEPAGPGAEDAGPPGAASALPPGREEEPGEEEGARELSSGEGPGQEAEGPAGSGEVPEEAAEALGEAAAGSPEPEDSGDSPSQEVETGGEGSPGPGLEPEVTDGTADVDAEAAQRTEDQAEPSSIAAAAAEDAAAREEEEGSREHPDEASSEEEGDEESEEESGDEEDSGDGASSEEAGGASEEEEAEKEAGEGDHAAAGSASPGEEGSPEESPEGADAQEPKEEGPQEEAEDVSEEAPLRDRSHIEKTLMLNEDKPADDFSVVLQRLRKIYHSSIKPLEQSYKYNELRQHEITDGEITSKPMVLFLGPWSVGKSTMINYLLGLENTRYQLYTGAEPTTSEFTVLMHGPKLKTIEGIVMAADSARSFSPLEKFGQNFLEKLIGIEVPHKLLERVTFVDTPGIIENRKQQERGYPFNDVCQWFIDRADLIFVVFDPTKLDVGLELEMLFRQLKGRESQIRIILNKADNLATQMLMRVYGALFWSLAPLINVTEPPRVYVSSFWPYDYKPDTHRDLFLKEEISLLEDLNQVIENRLENKIAFIRQHAIRVRIHALLVDRYLQTYKEKMTFFSDGELVFKDIVEDPDKFYIFKTILAKTNVSKFDLPHREAYKDFFGINPISSFKLLSQQCSYMGGCFLDKIERAITQELPSLLGSLGLGKNPGALNCDKTGCGETPKNRYKKP; via the exons AACTGCAAGTTTCCGCTTCGGGTGGCAcggaagatgttggcaatttgctggAGAATCATTTCTCTGCCGGAGACGCAAGtctagaggagaaagaaagggcgCTTCGGGCAGAGGCGGCCCCTGGAGAGACGCGCCCGCTCCTTCACCCCCCAGAAGGCGGGGAGGATGGGAGCTCGGAGAAGACAGCCGCCGACGGCCTGGGCTCCGATCCCGATCCCGAAGCCAGCCTCTCCAACGCCTTGGCCTCCGAGTCTGCTGCCCCCGGGGAACCTGCGGGGCCCGGGGCGGAAGATGCGGGCCCGCCGGGAGCAGCGAGCgcccttcctccaggaagggaggaggagcccggggaggaggaaggggcgcGGGAGCTCAGCTCCGGAGAGGGTCCAGGACAGGAGGCGGAGGGACCGGCTGGGAGCGGCGAGGTCCCCGAGGAAGCTGCGGAGGCGCTAGGGGAAGCAGCGGCGGGGTCCCCAGAGCCTGAGGACTCAGGGGACTCTCCCAGCCAGGAGGTCGAGACAGGAGGGGAGGGCAGCCCAGGGCCCGGTCTGGAGCCAGAAGTGACTGATGGAACCGCGGATGTGGACGCAGAAGCCGCGCAGAGGACGGAGGACCAGGCGGAACCCAGCTCCATCGCGGCCGCGGCCGCGGAAGACGCTGCCGCGCGCGAAGAGGAGGAGGGCTCCCGAGAGCACCCGGACGAGGCCTCCTCTGAAGAAGAGGGGGATGAAGAATCCGAAGAGGAGAGCGGCGACGAAGAGGACAGCGGCGACGGGGCTAGTTCGGAAGAAGCCGGGGGCGCCTCGGAGGAGGAGGAAGCCGAGAAAGAAGCTGGGGAAGGAGACCACGCGGCAGCGGGAAGCGCGAGCCCCGGGGAGGAGGGGTCCCCGGAAGAATCGCCCGAGGGTGCCGACGCGCAGGAGCCCAAGGAGGAGGGGCCACAGG AAGAGGCGGAGGATGTGAGTGAGGAAGCCCCGCTGAGGGATCGCTCCCACATCGAGAAAACTCTGATGCTAAATGAGGACAAGCCAGCTGATGACTTCTCTG TGGTGCTGCAGCGGCTTCGAAAGATCTACCACTCGTCCATCAAGCCCCTGGAGCAGTCTTACAAATACAACGAGCTTCGGCAGCACGAGATCACAG ATGGGGAGATCACATCCAAGCCAATGGTCTTGTTCCTGGGACCATGGAGCGTTGGCAAATCCACCATGATCAACTACCTCCTTGGCTTGGAAAATACTCGCTACCAGCTCTACACAG GTGCCGAGCCCACCACCTCAGAGTTCACGGTCCTCATGCACGGGCCCAAGCTGAAGACCATCGAGGGTATTGTCATGGCTGCTGACAGCGCCCGGTCCTTCTCGCCCCTCGAGAAGTTTGGCCAGAATTTCCTGGAGAAGCTGATCGGCATTGAGGTTCCCCACAAACTTCTGGAGCGGGTCACATTTGTGGATACACCAGGCATCATTGAGAACCGCAAGCAGCAAGAAAGAG GCTACCCCTTCAACGACGTGTGCCAGTGGTTCATTGACAGAGCAGACCTCATCTTCGTCGTCTTCGACCCCACCAAGCTGGACGTGGGTCTGGAGCTGGAGATGCTCTTCCGCCAGCTGAAGGGGCGTGAGTCCCAGATAAGGATCATCCTGAACAAGGCCGACAACCTGGCCACGCAGATGCTCATGAGGGTCTACGGGGCCCTCTTCTGGAGCCTGGCCCCACTCATCAACGTCACAGAGCCTCCGCGGGTGTACGTCAGCTCCTTCTGGCCCTACGACTATAAGCCCGACACCCACCGGGACCTGTTTCTCAAGGAAGAGATCTCCCTCCTGGAGGACCTGAACCAGGTGATCGAGAACAGGCTGGAGAACAAGATCGCCTTCATCCGCCAGCATGCCATCCGGGTCCGCATTCACGCCCTCCTGGTGGACCGCTACCTGCAGACGTACAAGGAGAAGATGACCTTCTTTAGTGACGGGGAGCTGGTCTTTAAGGACATCGTGGAAGACCCTGATAAATTCTACATCTTCAAGACCATCCTGGCCAAGACCAACGTCAGCAAGTTTGACCTTCCCCACCGCGAGGCCTACAAGGACTTCTTTGGGATCAACCCCATCTCCAGTTTCAAGCTCCTGTCCCAGCAGTGCTCCTACATGGGAGGCTGTTTTCTGGATAAGATCGAGCGGGCCATCACCCAGGAGCTCCCCAGCCTCCTGGGCAGCCTCGGGCTGGGGAAGAACCCAGGTGCTCTCAACTGTGACAAGACAGGGTGTGGTGAGACCCCAAAGAACCGTTATAAGAAACCCTAG
- the SRL gene encoding sarcalumenin isoform X2, producing MRALVLLCCFVASLLLPGQAEEAEDVSEEAPLRDRSHIEKTLMLNEDKPADDFSVVLQRLRKIYHSSIKPLEQSYKYNELRQHEITDGEITSKPMVLFLGPWSVGKSTMINYLLGLENTRYQLYTGAEPTTSEFTVLMHGPKLKTIEGIVMAADSARSFSPLEKFGQNFLEKLIGIEVPHKLLERVTFVDTPGIIENRKQQERGYPFNDVCQWFIDRADLIFVVFDPTKLDVGLELEMLFRQLKGRESQIRIILNKADNLATQMLMRVYGALFWSLAPLINVTEPPRVYVSSFWPYDYKPDTHRDLFLKEEISLLEDLNQVIENRLENKIAFIRQHAIRVRIHALLVDRYLQTYKEKMTFFSDGELVFKDIVEDPDKFYIFKTILAKTNVSKFDLPHREAYKDFFGINPISSFKLLSQQCSYMGGCFLDKIERAITQELPSLLGSLGLGKNPGALNCDKTGCGETPKNRYKKP from the exons AAGAGGCGGAGGATGTGAGTGAGGAAGCCCCGCTGAGGGATCGCTCCCACATCGAGAAAACTCTGATGCTAAATGAGGACAAGCCAGCTGATGACTTCTCTG TGGTGCTGCAGCGGCTTCGAAAGATCTACCACTCGTCCATCAAGCCCCTGGAGCAGTCTTACAAATACAACGAGCTTCGGCAGCACGAGATCACAG ATGGGGAGATCACATCCAAGCCAATGGTCTTGTTCCTGGGACCATGGAGCGTTGGCAAATCCACCATGATCAACTACCTCCTTGGCTTGGAAAATACTCGCTACCAGCTCTACACAG GTGCCGAGCCCACCACCTCAGAGTTCACGGTCCTCATGCACGGGCCCAAGCTGAAGACCATCGAGGGTATTGTCATGGCTGCTGACAGCGCCCGGTCCTTCTCGCCCCTCGAGAAGTTTGGCCAGAATTTCCTGGAGAAGCTGATCGGCATTGAGGTTCCCCACAAACTTCTGGAGCGGGTCACATTTGTGGATACACCAGGCATCATTGAGAACCGCAAGCAGCAAGAAAGAG GCTACCCCTTCAACGACGTGTGCCAGTGGTTCATTGACAGAGCAGACCTCATCTTCGTCGTCTTCGACCCCACCAAGCTGGACGTGGGTCTGGAGCTGGAGATGCTCTTCCGCCAGCTGAAGGGGCGTGAGTCCCAGATAAGGATCATCCTGAACAAGGCCGACAACCTGGCCACGCAGATGCTCATGAGGGTCTACGGGGCCCTCTTCTGGAGCCTGGCCCCACTCATCAACGTCACAGAGCCTCCGCGGGTGTACGTCAGCTCCTTCTGGCCCTACGACTATAAGCCCGACACCCACCGGGACCTGTTTCTCAAGGAAGAGATCTCCCTCCTGGAGGACCTGAACCAGGTGATCGAGAACAGGCTGGAGAACAAGATCGCCTTCATCCGCCAGCATGCCATCCGGGTCCGCATTCACGCCCTCCTGGTGGACCGCTACCTGCAGACGTACAAGGAGAAGATGACCTTCTTTAGTGACGGGGAGCTGGTCTTTAAGGACATCGTGGAAGACCCTGATAAATTCTACATCTTCAAGACCATCCTGGCCAAGACCAACGTCAGCAAGTTTGACCTTCCCCACCGCGAGGCCTACAAGGACTTCTTTGGGATCAACCCCATCTCCAGTTTCAAGCTCCTGTCCCAGCAGTGCTCCTACATGGGAGGCTGTTTTCTGGATAAGATCGAGCGGGCCATCACCCAGGAGCTCCCCAGCCTCCTGGGCAGCCTCGGGCTGGGGAAGAACCCAGGTGCTCTCAACTGTGACAAGACAGGGTGTGGTGAGACCCCAAAGAACCGTTATAAGAAACCCTAG
- the SRL gene encoding sarcalumenin isoform X3, with the protein MLNEDKPADDFSVVLQRLRKIYHSSIKPLEQSYKYNELRQHEITDGEITSKPMVLFLGPWSVGKSTMINYLLGLENTRYQLYTGAEPTTSEFTVLMHGPKLKTIEGIVMAADSARSFSPLEKFGQNFLEKLIGIEVPHKLLERVTFVDTPGIIENRKQQERGYPFNDVCQWFIDRADLIFVVFDPTKLDVGLELEMLFRQLKGRESQIRIILNKADNLATQMLMRVYGALFWSLAPLINVTEPPRVYVSSFWPYDYKPDTHRDLFLKEEISLLEDLNQVIENRLENKIAFIRQHAIRVRIHALLVDRYLQTYKEKMTFFSDGELVFKDIVEDPDKFYIFKTILAKTNVSKFDLPHREAYKDFFGINPISSFKLLSQQCSYMGGCFLDKIERAITQELPSLLGSLGLGKNPGALNCDKTGCGETPKNRYKKP; encoded by the exons ATGCTAAATGAGGACAAGCCAGCTGATGACTTCTCTG TGGTGCTGCAGCGGCTTCGAAAGATCTACCACTCGTCCATCAAGCCCCTGGAGCAGTCTTACAAATACAACGAGCTTCGGCAGCACGAGATCACAG ATGGGGAGATCACATCCAAGCCAATGGTCTTGTTCCTGGGACCATGGAGCGTTGGCAAATCCACCATGATCAACTACCTCCTTGGCTTGGAAAATACTCGCTACCAGCTCTACACAG GTGCCGAGCCCACCACCTCAGAGTTCACGGTCCTCATGCACGGGCCCAAGCTGAAGACCATCGAGGGTATTGTCATGGCTGCTGACAGCGCCCGGTCCTTCTCGCCCCTCGAGAAGTTTGGCCAGAATTTCCTGGAGAAGCTGATCGGCATTGAGGTTCCCCACAAACTTCTGGAGCGGGTCACATTTGTGGATACACCAGGCATCATTGAGAACCGCAAGCAGCAAGAAAGAG GCTACCCCTTCAACGACGTGTGCCAGTGGTTCATTGACAGAGCAGACCTCATCTTCGTCGTCTTCGACCCCACCAAGCTGGACGTGGGTCTGGAGCTGGAGATGCTCTTCCGCCAGCTGAAGGGGCGTGAGTCCCAGATAAGGATCATCCTGAACAAGGCCGACAACCTGGCCACGCAGATGCTCATGAGGGTCTACGGGGCCCTCTTCTGGAGCCTGGCCCCACTCATCAACGTCACAGAGCCTCCGCGGGTGTACGTCAGCTCCTTCTGGCCCTACGACTATAAGCCCGACACCCACCGGGACCTGTTTCTCAAGGAAGAGATCTCCCTCCTGGAGGACCTGAACCAGGTGATCGAGAACAGGCTGGAGAACAAGATCGCCTTCATCCGCCAGCATGCCATCCGGGTCCGCATTCACGCCCTCCTGGTGGACCGCTACCTGCAGACGTACAAGGAGAAGATGACCTTCTTTAGTGACGGGGAGCTGGTCTTTAAGGACATCGTGGAAGACCCTGATAAATTCTACATCTTCAAGACCATCCTGGCCAAGACCAACGTCAGCAAGTTTGACCTTCCCCACCGCGAGGCCTACAAGGACTTCTTTGGGATCAACCCCATCTCCAGTTTCAAGCTCCTGTCCCAGCAGTGCTCCTACATGGGAGGCTGTTTTCTGGATAAGATCGAGCGGGCCATCACCCAGGAGCTCCCCAGCCTCCTGGGCAGCCTCGGGCTGGGGAAGAACCCAGGTGCTCTCAACTGTGACAAGACAGGGTGTGGTGAGACCCCAAAGAACCGTTATAAGAAACCCTAG